In one Vulgatibacter incomptus genomic region, the following are encoded:
- the gltG gene encoding adventurous gliding motility protein GltG — protein sequence MAIPLKLRVFRGGELVATKEFHRDIIKIGRLATAHLSLDDERVSRVHAVIEVAADGFSVIDMGSVEGTFVNGKRVSKAALSSGDSIFVGDTRIELEVCSEQPAANAVAIGSLAVATAAVPVALAPAIAEAPPAATPVGAPEAVAMPAPAGVAEEAPIPLGAGTGSDGQTIPASAGIPLRAAVRASGPEPTPPTARPSSTPNPWPKGGAAARTSSMPNPWPKGAGSRALALDARFFWGDKQLAVGSFDGDETVSVGDAKDATFALEAPNLSTNPFPLARRVDGAWYVRFDSSMDGELLRDGKVERLSDLARARKARPAGEGLMEVELPEDGAAWVDLGNIRAELCFRPKVKPLPTQWSAQIDYKFVNLLLAVFAIFGASIIGFANSARDVDVTADDLFSNQARLTKLLLTPPEQRQNPFLEKLKLKAPDSGEKAERARGDEGKMGKQDAPERNTRSAPRAIKPDDKEVVKNQGLLAMLGSGSNAGLSTIVGKAGLGGDLKGAIGGITGQGVGDAHGFGGLGLKGTGLGGGGQGTTIGVGDVGTKGRGGGLGDYGKGMGGLGQKGGSDVTIDSSSAIVVGYDKELVRRVINSHRAQIRYCYENELIRNPKLSGRIQVKFTISGDGTVPFAQVTNSTMGNAQVESCIAARFRSWQFPPPKGGGTASVTYPFVFSPPT from the coding sequence ATGGCGATTCCACTCAAGCTGCGCGTCTTCCGGGGCGGGGAGCTCGTCGCGACCAAGGAATTCCACCGCGACATCATCAAGATCGGCCGGCTGGCGACGGCGCACCTCTCGCTCGACGACGAGCGCGTCTCTCGCGTCCACGCGGTGATCGAGGTGGCCGCCGACGGCTTCTCGGTGATCGACATGGGCTCGGTGGAGGGCACGTTCGTCAACGGGAAGCGGGTGAGCAAGGCGGCGCTCTCGTCCGGCGACTCGATCTTCGTGGGCGACACGCGGATCGAGCTCGAGGTCTGCTCGGAGCAGCCCGCTGCCAATGCGGTCGCCATCGGCAGCCTCGCCGTGGCCACCGCGGCCGTGCCGGTGGCCCTGGCTCCCGCGATCGCTGAGGCACCGCCGGCCGCCACGCCCGTCGGGGCGCCTGAGGCCGTCGCGATGCCGGCGCCGGCTGGCGTCGCGGAGGAGGCCCCGATTCCGCTTGGCGCCGGCACGGGCTCGGATGGGCAGACGATTCCTGCGTCCGCCGGGATCCCGCTCCGCGCCGCCGTCCGCGCTTCCGGTCCGGAACCGACGCCGCCGACAGCCCGACCGTCGTCGACGCCGAACCCCTGGCCGAAGGGCGGGGCAGCGGCGCGCACCTCGTCGATGCCGAATCCCTGGCCCAAGGGTGCGGGCTCGAGGGCCCTGGCCCTGGACGCCCGGTTCTTCTGGGGCGACAAGCAGCTCGCCGTCGGCAGCTTCGACGGGGACGAGACCGTCTCCGTCGGCGACGCGAAAGACGCGACCTTCGCTCTGGAGGCTCCGAACCTCTCGACCAATCCGTTCCCCCTGGCCCGCCGGGTCGATGGCGCGTGGTACGTGCGCTTCGATTCCTCGATGGACGGCGAGCTCCTCCGCGACGGCAAGGTGGAGCGCCTGTCCGATCTCGCCCGTGCCCGCAAGGCGCGGCCGGCAGGCGAAGGGCTGATGGAGGTCGAGCTCCCGGAGGACGGCGCCGCCTGGGTCGACCTCGGGAACATCCGCGCCGAGCTCTGCTTCCGTCCGAAGGTGAAGCCCCTCCCGACCCAGTGGTCGGCGCAGATTGACTACAAGTTCGTGAATCTCTTGCTGGCCGTGTTCGCCATCTTCGGCGCGAGCATCATCGGCTTCGCGAACAGCGCGCGCGACGTGGACGTCACCGCCGACGACCTCTTCTCCAACCAGGCCCGCCTGACCAAGCTGCTCCTCACGCCCCCCGAGCAGCGCCAGAACCCCTTCCTCGAGAAGCTGAAGCTCAAGGCGCCCGACTCGGGCGAGAAGGCGGAGCGCGCCCGCGGCGATGAGGGGAAGATGGGCAAGCAGGACGCGCCCGAGCGGAACACGCGCTCGGCGCCCCGCGCCATCAAGCCGGACGACAAGGAGGTCGTGAAGAACCAGGGCCTCCTCGCGATGCTGGGAAGCGGCAGCAACGCAGGCCTCTCGACCATCGTCGGCAAGGCCGGCCTGGGCGGCGACCTCAAGGGCGCGATCGGCGGGATCACCGGCCAGGGCGTCGGCGACGCCCACGGCTTCGGTGGCCTGGGCCTCAAGGGCACGGGCCTCGGCGGAGGCGGGCAGGGGACCACCATCGGCGTCGGCGACGTGGGCACCAAGGGCCGCGGTGGCGGCCTCGGCGACTACGGCAAGGGCATGGGCGGCCTCGGGCAGAAGGGCGGCAGCGACGTCACCATCGACTCCAGCTCCGCCATCGTGGTCGGCTACGACAAGGAGCTCGTCCGCCGGGTGATCAACTCCCACCGCGCGCAGATCCGCTACTGCTACGAGAACGAGCTGATCCGGAACCCGAAGCTCTCCGGCCGCATCCAGGTGAAGTTCACGATCTCCGGGGACGGCACGGTGCCCTTCGCCCAGGTCACGAACAGCACCATGGGCAACGCGCAGGTGGAGAGCTGCATCGCGGCCCGGTTCCGGAGCTGGCAGTTCCCGCCACCGAAGGGCGGGGGCACCGCATCGGTGACCTATCCCTTCGTCTTCTCGCCTCCCACCTGA
- a CDS encoding methanobactin export MATE transporter MbnM: MRRIPLLVLAVLAAAGCGTSSSGSGVDSAPYVWDLPPGFPVPRVPEGNPMSAEKVELGRHLFYDVRLSGNETFSCASCHEQALAFTDGRARAIGSTGELHPRASMSLVNVAYANTLTWANDLLRSLEQQALVPMFGETPVELGLSGREGELLERLRAEPRYQAMFAAAFPRDEDPYTLEHIVQSLASFQRTLLSGRSPFDRYNYDRERDAISESTKRGMALFFSERLECFHCHGGFNFSDSVGHQGTEIEEVMFHNTALYNLDGEGAYPPENTGLMEISGKASDMGRFKAPTLRNIEVRAPYMHDGSVATLEDAIDHYAAGGRRIESGPYAGNGAESPLRSEFVRGFELSPDEKSDIIEFLRSLTDREFLTDPRFSNPWLE; the protein is encoded by the coding sequence ATGCGTCGGATCCCTCTCCTCGTCCTCGCCGTCCTTGCGGCGGCGGGCTGCGGCACGTCCTCGAGCGGCTCCGGAGTCGACTCCGCTCCCTACGTCTGGGACCTGCCTCCCGGCTTCCCCGTTCCCCGGGTGCCGGAAGGGAACCCGATGTCGGCGGAGAAGGTCGAGCTGGGCCGCCACCTCTTCTACGACGTGCGCCTCTCCGGCAACGAGACCTTCTCGTGCGCGTCGTGCCACGAGCAGGCGCTGGCCTTCACCGACGGCAGGGCGCGGGCGATCGGCTCGACGGGCGAGCTCCACCCGCGGGCCTCCATGAGCCTCGTCAACGTGGCCTACGCCAACACCCTCACGTGGGCCAACGACCTGCTCCGCTCCCTGGAGCAGCAGGCCCTCGTGCCCATGTTCGGCGAGACCCCGGTGGAGCTCGGGCTCTCGGGCCGTGAGGGCGAGCTCCTGGAGAGGCTCCGCGCCGAGCCGCGCTACCAGGCGATGTTCGCCGCGGCGTTCCCGCGCGACGAGGATCCATACACGCTCGAGCACATCGTCCAGTCGCTCGCGTCCTTCCAGCGCACCCTCCTCTCGGGACGCTCGCCCTTCGATCGCTACAACTACGACCGCGAGCGGGACGCGATCTCGGAGTCGACCAAGCGAGGGATGGCCCTCTTCTTCTCCGAACGCCTCGAGTGCTTCCACTGCCACGGTGGCTTCAATTTCTCTGATTCCGTCGGACACCAGGGGACGGAGATTGAAGAGGTGATGTTCCACAACACGGCGCTCTACAACCTGGACGGCGAGGGCGCGTACCCGCCGGAGAACACCGGTCTCATGGAGATCTCGGGCAAGGCGTCGGACATGGGCCGGTTCAAGGCCCCGACCCTGCGGAACATCGAGGTCCGTGCGCCCTACATGCACGACGGCAGCGTCGCCACCCTCGAGGACGCGATCGACCACTACGCCGCCGGCGGCCGGCGGATCGAGAGCGGGCCCTACGCGGGCAACGGGGCAGAGAGCCCGCTCCGAAGCGAGTTCGTTCGCGGCTTCGAGCTCAGCCCGGACGAGAAGTCGGACATCATCGAGTTCCTGCGCAGCCTCACCGATCGAGAGTTCCTCACCGATCCCCGCTTCTCGAATCCATGGCTGGAGTGA
- a CDS encoding FAD-dependent oxidoreductase: MTSPVARRDDSRIPTLGIPGFAYSDLHEPAGLARLHRAFLALLVHNAPELAARFDAIRLSANGDQAPGASDLLIEVAEHVGSFVARLFGVEDQRREQREAAGAEGPVFRFKNEFMVKRVFRRGAPDRPEAAEFPALDAAAAALLGFLAPGIGEAQDAERALSLPICELLDLQKLYDRRPAPTADQLPAAFAERCAALREAAKASGLLGGLVEGGADVDGIEGDGQLVRNALTLLDRWCFARSLHPEGKEQIRGWSSYKLPKKTTYEELVHVKRPLPLIPEVSASHELRRRDGFRLTDGGATSRQVRSEVDYCLLCHERGKDSCSKGFHDKAGGFKKNSLAIDLHGCPLEEHISEGHVLKARGDSIAALAMVSINNPMSPGTGHRICNDCMKGCIFQTQEPVNIPLVETSNLRDVLSMPWGYEIWSLLTRWNPVNLRRPYALPHNGKKVLVVGLGPAGYTLAHHLLNEGFGVVAVEGLKVEPLPERFLDAPIRDFEELRDELDQRVVNGFGGVSEYGITVRWDKNFLTALYLNLARRRGFAAYGGVRFGGTLTLDDAWGYGFDHVAIAAGAGRPTLVRMKNGLLRGIRQASDFLMALQLSGAFKRDSMASLQVRLPALVIGGGLTGVDTATELAAYYPIQVEKTLDRWEKLQAELGVLAEKVFDAEEREVLAEFLEHGRAVRAERVRARAAGEEPNFAGLVQQWGGVSLVYRKRMQDAPAYRLNHEEVEKGLEEGIHFVEYMDPKEAVSDDQGAVRSVIFERQKLVDGKWLASGELVELPARTVCVAAGTSPNVTYEREYEGSFRLDRWGQYFQGYSAKRLADGTIELAEAEAHRDLSQDAGFFTSYLSPDKTRCVSFYGDNHPQYAGSVVKAMASAKDGHVFVAGLFEDEVAGLRAEDQPLRDHAWESFRSRLDEALRAKVVEVRRLTPTIVEVVVKAPLAAEHFNPGQFYRLQAFESRAPVVDGTRLLTEGLALTGAWVDKEKGLLSLIVLEMGGSSRLVAALRPGEEVVCMGPTGAPTEIPSGESVLLAGGGLGNAVLFSIAKALKENGNRVLYFAGYRNPDDVFKQDEIEAATDQVIWATDREPAIAPRRPQDRSFVGNICEAMMAYTRGELGESLVPMTDIDRIIAIGSDRMMAAVKALRKGALAPYLKETHEAIGSINSPMQCMMKEICAQCLQRQVGPDGKERIVFTCMNQDQKLDEVDFPFLASRLRANGVQEKIANLWLDRCLKLSRLERI; encoded by the coding sequence ATGACATCCCCGGTTGCTCGACGTGACGACTCCCGGATCCCCACGCTGGGCATTCCGGGCTTTGCATACTCCGACCTCCACGAGCCTGCGGGACTCGCGCGGCTCCACCGCGCCTTCCTCGCCCTGCTCGTCCACAACGCGCCCGAGCTCGCGGCCCGCTTCGACGCCATCCGGCTCTCGGCCAACGGCGATCAGGCGCCCGGCGCCTCGGATCTCCTGATCGAGGTCGCAGAGCACGTGGGCTCCTTCGTGGCCCGGCTCTTCGGCGTCGAAGACCAGCGGCGTGAGCAGCGCGAGGCGGCGGGCGCCGAAGGCCCGGTCTTCCGCTTCAAGAACGAGTTCATGGTGAAGCGCGTCTTCCGACGCGGCGCCCCCGACCGGCCCGAGGCGGCGGAATTTCCCGCCCTCGACGCTGCCGCGGCGGCGCTCCTCGGCTTCCTGGCGCCGGGCATCGGCGAGGCGCAGGACGCCGAGCGCGCGCTCTCGCTCCCGATCTGCGAGCTCCTCGACCTGCAGAAGCTCTACGACCGGCGGCCGGCTCCCACGGCGGATCAGCTCCCGGCGGCCTTCGCCGAACGGTGCGCCGCGCTGCGTGAAGCGGCGAAGGCGAGCGGGCTCCTGGGCGGTCTCGTCGAGGGCGGCGCCGACGTGGACGGCATCGAGGGCGACGGCCAGCTCGTCCGCAACGCGCTGACCCTCCTGGATCGCTGGTGCTTCGCGCGCTCGCTCCACCCCGAGGGGAAGGAGCAGATCCGCGGCTGGTCCAGCTACAAGCTGCCCAAGAAGACCACCTACGAGGAGCTGGTGCACGTGAAGCGCCCGCTCCCGCTGATCCCGGAGGTGTCCGCCTCCCACGAGCTGCGGCGCCGGGACGGCTTCCGCCTCACGGACGGCGGCGCCACCTCGAGGCAGGTCCGCTCCGAGGTCGACTACTGCCTGCTCTGCCACGAGCGCGGGAAGGACTCCTGCTCCAAGGGCTTCCACGACAAGGCCGGCGGCTTCAAGAAGAACTCCCTCGCCATCGACCTGCACGGCTGCCCGCTCGAGGAGCACATCTCCGAGGGGCACGTCCTCAAGGCGCGGGGCGACTCCATCGCGGCCCTGGCGATGGTGTCGATCAACAATCCGATGTCGCCGGGCACCGGCCACCGGATCTGCAACGACTGCATGAAGGGCTGCATCTTCCAGACGCAGGAGCCGGTGAACATCCCGCTGGTCGAGACCTCGAACCTGCGGGACGTGCTCTCGATGCCCTGGGGCTACGAGATCTGGTCGCTGCTCACCCGCTGGAATCCGGTGAATCTGCGCCGTCCGTATGCGCTGCCGCACAACGGCAAGAAGGTGCTGGTGGTGGGCCTTGGCCCCGCCGGCTACACGCTGGCGCATCACCTCCTCAACGAGGGCTTCGGCGTGGTGGCGGTGGAGGGGCTCAAGGTCGAACCGCTCCCCGAGCGCTTCCTGGACGCGCCGATCCGCGACTTCGAGGAGCTCCGCGACGAGCTCGACCAGCGCGTCGTGAACGGCTTCGGCGGTGTGTCCGAGTACGGAATCACCGTCCGCTGGGACAAGAACTTCCTCACGGCGCTCTACCTGAACCTCGCCCGTCGCAGGGGCTTCGCGGCCTACGGCGGCGTGCGCTTCGGCGGCACGCTCACGCTGGACGACGCCTGGGGTTACGGCTTCGACCACGTGGCGATCGCGGCGGGCGCCGGGCGTCCGACGCTGGTGCGGATGAAGAACGGCCTCCTGCGCGGTATCCGCCAGGCGTCCGATTTCCTCATGGCGCTCCAGCTCTCCGGCGCCTTCAAGCGCGACTCCATGGCGTCGCTGCAGGTGCGCCTGCCGGCGCTCGTGATCGGCGGCGGCCTCACCGGCGTCGACACCGCCACCGAGCTTGCGGCCTACTACCCGATCCAGGTGGAGAAGACCCTCGACCGCTGGGAGAAGCTCCAGGCCGAGCTCGGCGTCCTCGCCGAGAAGGTCTTCGACGCGGAGGAGCGGGAGGTCCTCGCCGAGTTCCTCGAGCACGGCCGCGCCGTACGGGCCGAGAGGGTGCGGGCGCGGGCCGCCGGCGAGGAGCCCAACTTCGCGGGCCTGGTGCAGCAATGGGGCGGGGTCAGCCTCGTCTACCGCAAGCGCATGCAGGACGCCCCCGCCTACCGCCTCAACCACGAGGAGGTGGAGAAGGGCCTCGAGGAAGGCATCCACTTCGTCGAGTACATGGACCCGAAGGAGGCCGTCTCCGACGACCAGGGCGCGGTCCGCTCCGTGATCTTCGAGAGGCAGAAGCTCGTCGACGGCAAGTGGCTCGCCTCCGGTGAGCTCGTCGAGCTCCCCGCCCGGACCGTCTGCGTCGCGGCGGGCACCTCGCCCAACGTCACCTACGAGCGGGAATACGAAGGCTCGTTCCGCCTCGATCGCTGGGGCCAGTACTTCCAGGGCTACAGCGCGAAACGGCTCGCCGACGGCACCATCGAGCTCGCAGAGGCGGAGGCCCACCGGGACCTCTCGCAGGACGCCGGCTTCTTCACCTCGTACCTGTCTCCGGACAAGACACGCTGCGTGTCGTTCTACGGCGACAACCACCCCCAGTACGCGGGTTCGGTGGTGAAGGCGATGGCCTCCGCCAAGGACGGGCACGTCTTCGTGGCCGGCCTCTTCGAGGACGAGGTCGCGGGCCTTCGGGCCGAGGACCAGCCGCTGCGGGATCACGCCTGGGAGAGCTTCCGCTCGCGCCTCGACGAGGCGCTGCGCGCGAAGGTCGTCGAGGTGCGCCGGCTCACGCCGACCATCGTCGAGGTGGTGGTGAAGGCGCCCCTCGCCGCCGAGCACTTCAACCCCGGCCAGTTCTACCGGCTCCAGGCCTTCGAGAGCCGCGCGCCCGTCGTCGACGGGACCCGGCTCCTCACCGAGGGCCTCGCCCTCACGGGCGCGTGGGTCGACAAGGAGAAGGGCCTCCTGTCTTTGATCGTCCTCGAGATGGGCGGTTCCTCGCGCCTCGTGGCCGCGCTCCGCCCGGGCGAAGAGGTGGTCTGCATGGGACCCACCGGCGCCCCCACCGAGATCCCCTCCGGCGAGAGCGTGCTCCTGGCCGGCGGCGGCCTCGGCAACGCAGTGCTCTTCTCCATCGCCAAGGCGCTCAAGGAGAACGGCAACCGGGTGCTCTACTTCGCCGGCTACCGGAACCCGGACGACGTCTTCAAGCAGGACGAGATCGAGGCCGCCACCGACCAGGTGATCTGGGCCACCGATCGCGAGCCCGCGATCGCGCCGCGCCGGCCGCAGGATCGGTCCTTCGTCGGCAACATCTGCGAGGCGATGATGGCCTACACCCGCGGCGAGCTCGGCGAGTCGCTGGTGCCCATGACCGACATCGATCGGATCATCGCCATCGGCTCCGACCGGATGATGGCCGCCGTGAAGGCCCTGCGGAAGGGCGCGCTCGCGCCATACCTCAAGGAGACCCACGAGGCCATCGGCTCCATCAACTCGCCGATGCAGTGCATGATGAAGGAGATCTGCGCCCAGTGCCTCCAGCGCCAGGTAGGGCCGGACGGCAAGGAGCGGATCGTCTTCACCTGCATGAACCAGGATCAGAAGCTCGACGAGGTCGACTTCCCGTTCCTGGCGTCGCGTCTCCGCGCGAACGGCGTGCAGGAGAAGATCGCCAACCTCTGGCTCGATCGGTGCCTGAAGCTCTCGCGCCTCGAGCGGATCTAG
- a CDS encoding response regulator transcription factor: protein MKTSVLVVDDDEIFRNRLARALTERGLEVRTAGDGEEALRLAREESPEQAIVDLRMPGISGLDVVRGLHEIDPSTRILVLTGYGSIATAVAAVRLGAVDYLAKPADVEQIRAALDGIQADDAAPPGDIPSLARVEWEHIQRVLHDCGGNVSHAAKALGIHRRSLQRKLAKNPVLR from the coding sequence ATGAAGACCAGCGTCCTCGTGGTCGACGACGACGAGATCTTCCGCAACCGCCTCGCTCGCGCCCTCACGGAGCGCGGCCTCGAGGTCCGGACCGCCGGCGACGGCGAGGAGGCGCTCCGCCTCGCGCGGGAGGAGAGCCCGGAGCAGGCCATCGTCGACCTGCGCATGCCCGGCATCTCGGGCCTCGACGTGGTTCGCGGCCTCCACGAAATCGATCCCTCCACCCGGATCCTCGTCCTCACGGGCTACGGGAGCATCGCCACCGCCGTCGCGGCCGTCCGCCTCGGTGCGGTCGACTACCTCGCCAAGCCCGCCGACGTGGAGCAGATCCGAGCGGCCCTCGACGGCATCCAGGCGGACGACGCCGCACCTCCCGGCGACATCCCCAGCCTCGCCCGTGTCGAGTGGGAACACATCCAGCGCGTGCTCCACGACTGCGGCGGTAACGTCTCCCACGCAGCGAAGGCGCTCGGCATCCACCGCCGCTCCCTCCAGCGCAAGCTCGCCAAGAACCCCGTCCTCCGCTGA
- a CDS encoding MbnP family copper-binding protein, whose protein sequence is MRFARLTAALPLLALAACGDDAAPVHDDRAKVELRFEARVGKEAFDCDRVYDGLGTTGASAAPLDFRLYVHDFRLVRADGSEEALDLDQDGRWQHQDVALLDFEDKTGTCANGTPDTNTMIHGLVAAGAYEKVRFKLGVPEGLNHADNTTAPSPLNLSSLFWSWQAGYKFVRADFRVADPNAVFSVHLGSTGCSVHEEHGGEIHCAQPNVPEIELPYRPSGPILVDYAALVGGSDLVTDGGCMSGPTEPSCAPIFSRLGLDPDSGASRPGQTLFRLP, encoded by the coding sequence ATGCGATTCGCCCGTCTGACCGCCGCCCTGCCCCTCCTCGCCCTCGCCGCCTGCGGCGACGACGCCGCCCCGGTGCACGACGATCGGGCGAAGGTCGAGCTGCGCTTCGAGGCGCGAGTCGGCAAGGAGGCCTTCGACTGTGACCGCGTCTATGACGGTCTGGGAACCACCGGCGCCAGCGCCGCGCCCCTCGATTTCCGGCTCTACGTCCACGACTTCCGGCTCGTGCGCGCCGACGGCAGCGAGGAGGCGCTCGATCTCGACCAGGACGGCCGGTGGCAGCACCAGGACGTCGCGCTGCTGGACTTCGAGGACAAGACCGGCACCTGCGCAAACGGCACGCCCGATACGAACACCATGATCCACGGTCTCGTTGCCGCAGGCGCCTATGAGAAGGTGCGCTTCAAGCTCGGCGTCCCCGAAGGCCTCAACCACGCCGACAACACCACCGCGCCCTCGCCGCTGAACCTCAGCTCCCTCTTCTGGAGCTGGCAGGCGGGGTACAAGTTCGTGCGGGCCGACTTCCGGGTGGCAGACCCGAACGCGGTCTTCTCGGTCCACCTCGGGAGCACCGGCTGCTCGGTCCACGAGGAGCACGGTGGGGAGATCCACTGCGCGCAGCCCAACGTCCCCGAGATCGAGCTGCCGTATCGTCCGAGCGGCCCGATCCTGGTGGACTACGCAGCGCTCGTGGGCGGGAGCGATCTCGTGACCGACGGCGGCTGCATGTCGGGCCCCACCGAACCCTCCTGCGCGCCGATCTTCTCGCGCCTCGGTCTCGACCCCGACTCCGGCGCGTCCCGCCCCGGCCAGACCCTCTTCCGTCTCCCGTGA
- a CDS encoding M16 family metallopeptidase, producing MATKPAPAATRPPKAPPPRPLDPKVFDVVEHTLSNGLKVRLVESRGVPTVSYYTFFRAGSRNERPGITGIAHLFEHMMFNGAKKYGPKEFDRVLESAGGTSNAYTSNDLTVYHEDFASDALETVIDLESDRMRSLAISPENLESERGVVMEERRFRVDNDVPGMLDEALSASIWKAHPYHWPVIGWMRDIEAITRDDALAFFRTFYAPNNATIVAVGDLDPKKTIALIKKAYGDIPAGPAVPEVVDSEPEPTGERRVQVHYPSQAPSLMVGYRVSAAKHDDTFVLDLIQTALGAGEASRLTKRLVYDQELATNVSVDFGWRIDPSAFVIFAELPPGGDPRKVEAAIYEELEKVAKDGISELELRRGKNILRSHFVQEISTHGGRAHAIGHYELLLGDWRAALETLERYGSVKNADVKRVAAKYFSARNRSVAILVPDESEKTR from the coding sequence GTGGCAACGAAGCCCGCCCCCGCCGCAACCCGGCCGCCGAAGGCGCCGCCACCGAGGCCCCTCGATCCCAAGGTCTTCGACGTGGTGGAGCACACCCTCTCGAACGGCCTGAAGGTCCGCCTCGTCGAGAGCCGCGGGGTGCCGACGGTGAGCTACTACACCTTCTTCCGGGCGGGCTCGCGCAACGAGCGGCCGGGGATCACGGGGATCGCGCACCTCTTCGAGCACATGATGTTCAACGGCGCGAAGAAGTACGGGCCCAAGGAGTTCGACCGGGTCCTAGAGAGCGCCGGCGGTACGTCCAACGCCTACACCTCGAACGATCTCACCGTCTACCACGAGGACTTCGCCTCGGACGCGCTGGAGACCGTGATCGACCTCGAGTCCGATCGGATGCGGTCGCTCGCGATCTCGCCAGAGAACCTGGAGAGCGAACGCGGCGTGGTGATGGAGGAGCGCCGCTTCCGCGTCGACAACGACGTCCCGGGCATGCTCGACGAGGCGCTGTCGGCGTCGATCTGGAAGGCGCACCCCTACCACTGGCCGGTGATCGGCTGGATGCGCGACATCGAGGCGATCACGAGGGACGACGCGCTCGCCTTCTTCCGCACCTTCTACGCGCCCAACAACGCCACCATCGTCGCCGTGGGCGATCTGGATCCGAAGAAGACGATCGCGCTGATCAAGAAGGCCTACGGCGACATCCCCGCCGGGCCGGCGGTGCCGGAGGTGGTGGACAGCGAGCCCGAGCCCACCGGCGAGAGGCGGGTCCAGGTCCACTATCCCAGCCAGGCGCCGTCCCTGATGGTCGGCTACCGCGTGAGCGCGGCGAAGCACGACGACACCTTCGTCCTCGACCTGATCCAGACCGCACTCGGGGCAGGCGAGGCGTCGCGCCTCACCAAGCGCCTCGTCTACGACCAGGAGCTGGCGACGAACGTAAGCGTCGACTTCGGCTGGCGGATCGACCCGAGCGCCTTCGTGATCTTCGCCGAGCTGCCTCCCGGCGGCGATCCCCGCAAGGTCGAGGCCGCGATCTACGAGGAGCTCGAGAAGGTGGCCAAGGACGGCATCTCCGAGCTGGAGCTCCGGCGCGGAAAGAACATCCTCCGCTCGCACTTCGTGCAGGAGATCTCCACCCACGGTGGAAGGGCCCACGCCATCGGCCACTACGAGCTCCTCCTCGGCGACTGGCGCGCGGCCCTCGAGACCCTCGAGCGGTACGGCAGCGTCAAGAACGCCGACGTGAAGCGCGTGGCGGCGAAGTACTTCAGCGCCCGCAACCGAAGCGTGGCGATCCTGGTCCCCGACGAATCCGAGAAGACCCGGTAG
- a CDS encoding sensor histidine kinase has product MRASPTISELQPPPAAAAGSSGESGVPAVSRREPPSAPALGLAWLLRLRWGAGACQLAVLAAGSFFFGRPDALPWLAALIGLTFATNAGLSLWHRRAHSGSRAIVAGVLLLDTLLLTGLLQLSGGAANPFSVFYLVHVALAAVLLDTRGALLLSLATSSSFASLFLFPGPHDPHAHHGADFSVHLHGMWISYTLAACFVGYFVARMARALERRERELEALQRQAARAERLASLSTLAAGAAHELGTPLGTIAIVAGELERACGRPLDAAAIREDATLLRSEAERCRRILDRMAADAGSSRGERPRPIEAGAILERLAADLGRDVAASVRIHEPSGKVSVVAPPHALVQALANLVRNGLDAAAEAGTGSVADAVSVRVEEADGLVLFRVADRGRGIAAEHVSRLGEPFFTTKAPGAGMGLGLFLVQDLADRCGGSLEIESRPGEGATFVLGFPGGPA; this is encoded by the coding sequence GTGCGGGCGTCGCCTACGATCTCTGAGCTCCAGCCGCCTCCAGCCGCGGCAGCAGGCTCGTCCGGCGAGTCGGGCGTGCCGGCGGTCTCGAGGCGGGAGCCTCCCTCGGCCCCTGCCCTCGGCCTCGCGTGGCTCCTTCGCCTTCGCTGGGGCGCAGGCGCGTGTCAGCTCGCCGTCCTGGCCGCGGGCTCCTTCTTCTTCGGAAGGCCCGACGCCCTCCCCTGGCTCGCGGCGCTCATCGGCCTGACCTTCGCCACCAACGCGGGGCTCTCGCTCTGGCATCGGCGCGCGCACAGCGGTTCGCGGGCGATCGTCGCCGGCGTACTCCTCCTCGACACCCTCCTCCTCACCGGGCTGCTCCAGCTCTCGGGAGGAGCCGCCAACCCCTTCTCCGTCTTCTACCTCGTGCACGTGGCCCTCGCGGCCGTCCTCCTCGACACCCGCGGTGCGCTCCTCCTCTCGCTCGCGACCAGCTCGAGTTTCGCCAGCCTCTTCCTCTTCCCGGGGCCCCACGATCCACACGCGCACCATGGCGCGGACTTCTCCGTGCACCTTCACGGAATGTGGATCTCCTACACACTCGCCGCGTGCTTCGTCGGCTACTTCGTCGCCCGGATGGCCCGCGCCCTCGAGCGGCGGGAGCGCGAGCTCGAGGCTCTGCAGCGCCAGGCCGCCCGGGCCGAGAGGCTCGCATCGCTCAGCACCCTTGCCGCGGGCGCCGCCCACGAGCTCGGCACGCCCCTCGGAACCATCGCCATCGTGGCCGGAGAGCTAGAACGGGCCTGTGGCCGCCCCCTCGACGCCGCGGCGATCCGGGAGGACGCGACGCTCCTGCGCAGCGAGGCCGAGCGCTGCAGGCGGATCCTCGATCGCATGGCGGCCGACGCCGGGAGCAGCCGAGGCGAGAGGCCCCGTCCGATCGAAGCCGGCGCGATCCTGGAGCGACTCGCGGCGGACCTCGGCCGCGACGTCGCAGCTTCCGTGCGGATCCACGAGCCCTCCGGAAAGGTCTCCGTAGTCGCTCCGCCTCACGCCCTGGTCCAGGCGCTGGCCAACCTCGTCCGAAATGGCCTCGACGCCGCCGCCGAAGCGGGCACCGGCTCCGTCGCCGATGCCGTCTCGGTCCGCGTCGAAGAAGCCGATGGACTCGTGCTCTTCCGGGTCGCCGATCGGGGCCGCGGGATCGCCGCCGAGCACGTCTCACGCCTGGGAGAACCCTTCTTCACCACGAAGGCACCTGGCGCCGGCATGGGCCTCGGCCTCTTCCTCGTGCAGGACCTCGCCGATCGCTGCGGCGGCTCGCTCGAGATCGAGAGCCGCCCCGGCGAGGGCGCGACCTTCGTCCTCGGCTTCCCCGGAGGGCCGGCATGA